In a genomic window of Halostella litorea:
- a CDS encoding P-loop NTPase family protein, with protein MSDEQDNYTVGGFREYQDGNRERDPKEVLPHSGFVRDEKVDRQLAMRAVHHDTEKWDGKAAADYLQVQKNRDILRAEGSDTARNALENGDTVTLKHYIGDPSQQADMAGIKTVTRLQEIVAGPAPVIVVLGEMGAGKSDFAGLLGQLRQRWVDGNLLVGSNIRTLDRNDDWVREDGSVDDGWIPNYPLLTEWVAQDGDPVENPQQPKLFIGDEFSSAASGSGEQGHKVRKLMGPLVFKIRKYGGALIYIGHDESSIHPLLWRVGTIIKKQSKKKAVVADRISGGKLVDVDPRPLEGIPPTDWNMATEEASDWSWDAPKGDEKDGEAVAEEDVKRVAMWTMKACRDRGMSPYEIEDFVPYTRTTVKNWLDDYESGGEKREWVSTVEQVIA; from the coding sequence ATGAGCGACGAACAGGACAACTACACGGTCGGCGGCTTTCGGGAGTACCAGGACGGCAACCGCGAACGCGACCCCAAGGAGGTACTCCCACATTCCGGGTTCGTCAGAGACGAGAAGGTCGACCGGCAGTTAGCGATGCGGGCGGTCCACCACGACACGGAGAAGTGGGACGGGAAGGCGGCGGCGGACTACCTCCAGGTGCAGAAGAACCGCGACATCCTCCGGGCCGAAGGGAGCGACACCGCGCGGAACGCACTGGAGAACGGTGACACGGTGACGCTGAAGCACTACATCGGCGACCCGTCCCAGCAGGCCGACATGGCCGGCATCAAAACGGTGACGCGGCTGCAGGAGATCGTCGCCGGTCCCGCCCCGGTCATCGTCGTCTTGGGCGAGATGGGCGCGGGGAAGTCGGACTTCGCGGGACTCCTCGGACAGCTCCGACAGCGGTGGGTTGACGGCAATCTCCTCGTCGGGTCGAACATCCGAACGTTGGACCGGAACGACGACTGGGTTCGGGAGGATGGAAGCGTCGACGACGGCTGGATACCGAACTACCCACTGCTGACCGAGTGGGTCGCACAGGACGGCGACCCCGTCGAGAACCCCCAGCAGCCGAAGCTATTCATCGGTGACGAGTTCAGCAGCGCCGCGAGCGGCTCCGGCGAGCAGGGGCACAAGGTGCGGAAGCTGATGGGGCCACTGGTGTTCAAGATCCGGAAGTACGGCGGCGCACTCATCTACATCGGCCACGACGAGAGTTCGATTCACCCGCTGCTGTGGCGCGTCGGCACGATCATCAAGAAGCAGTCGAAGAAGAAGGCCGTCGTCGCGGACCGTATCTCGGGCGGAAAGCTCGTCGACGTGGACCCGCGGCCGCTCGAAGGCATCCCGCCGACCGACTGGAACATGGCGACCGAGGAAGCGTCCGATTGGTCGTGGGACGCGCCGAAAGGCGACGAGAAGGACGGCGAGGCGGTTGCTGAGGAGGACGTGAAACGCGTCGCGATGTGGACGATGAAGGCGTGTCGGGATCGGGGAATGTCGCCGTACGAAATCGAGGATTTCGTGCCGTACACGCGTACTACCGTCAAGAACTGGCTCGACGACTACGAGAGCGGCGGCGAGAAACGCGAGTGGGTTTCGACGGTGGAGCAGGTGATCGCATGA
- a CDS encoding DUF7563 family protein, giving the protein MPTCRSCGEEVSSKYARVCGVDGVVRDCPWCNSQTRDGQPPSGTLYHIRAEGV; this is encoded by the coding sequence GTGCCTACCTGTCGCTCCTGCGGCGAGGAAGTCAGCTCGAAGTACGCCCGCGTCTGTGGCGTCGACGGCGTCGTGAGAGACTGCCCGTGGTGTAACTCCCAAACCCGGGACGGTCAGCCGCCCAGCGGAACGCTCTACCATATCCGCGCTGAGGGCGTCTGA
- a CDS encoding 3-oxoacyl-ACP synthase, whose amino-acid sequence MTVSLTGYGRYVPDERITGAEIAERSGVPEEVVVEKMGIREKRVCPPEADHPTDMCVAAAEDALADAGRDAADLDLVLYHGSEFKDFVVWSAAADVAERLGAASAYATESYTLCAGAPVALRQVRAQIAAGDVDSALLVAASREEDLVDYGNGDSSFMFNFGSGASAMVVERDAGDRSRAAVLGSGAVTDGSFSRDVVMPAGGTRNPPSEDTVAAGEHALNVPDPDGMKERLAPVSLPNFLDVTDEALERSGLARADVDFVALTHVKRSFHDYYFEEMGLDPETDGYYLDDYGHVQSVDQVLALDEGLSRGRVEPGDVVCFVAAGTGYTWAATALRWRG is encoded by the coding sequence ATGACCGTCTCGCTCACCGGCTACGGCCGCTACGTCCCCGACGAGCGGATCACCGGCGCGGAGATCGCCGAGCGCAGCGGCGTCCCGGAGGAGGTGGTCGTCGAGAAGATGGGCATCCGCGAGAAGCGGGTCTGTCCGCCCGAGGCGGACCACCCGACGGACATGTGCGTCGCCGCCGCCGAGGACGCGCTCGCCGACGCCGGCCGCGACGCGGCGGACCTGGACCTGGTGCTGTACCACGGCAGCGAGTTCAAGGACTTCGTCGTCTGGAGCGCCGCCGCCGACGTCGCCGAGCGCCTCGGCGCGGCGTCGGCCTACGCCACCGAGAGCTACACGCTGTGTGCCGGCGCGCCGGTCGCGCTCCGGCAGGTCCGCGCCCAGATCGCCGCCGGCGACGTCGACTCGGCGCTGCTGGTCGCGGCCAGCCGCGAGGAGGACCTGGTCGACTACGGCAACGGTGACTCCTCGTTCATGTTCAACTTCGGCAGCGGCGCGTCGGCGATGGTCGTCGAGCGCGACGCCGGCGACCGCTCGCGGGCGGCGGTGCTCGGCAGCGGCGCGGTCACCGACGGCTCCTTCTCCCGCGACGTGGTGATGCCCGCCGGCGGGACGCGCAACCCGCCCAGCGAGGACACCGTCGCCGCCGGCGAGCACGCGCTCAACGTGCCCGACCCCGACGGGATGAAGGAACGGCTCGCGCCCGTCTCCCTACCCAACTTCCTCGACGTGACCGACGAGGCGCTGGAGCGCTCCGGCCTCGCCCGCGCCGACGTCGACTTCGTCGCGCTCACTCACGTCAAGCGGTCGTTCCACGACTACTACTTCGAGGAGATGGGGCTCGACCCGGAGACCGACGGCTACTACCTCGACGACTACGGCCACGTCCAGAGCGTCGACCAGGTGCTCGCGCTCGACGAGGGCCTGTCCCGCGGTCGGGTCGAACCCGGCGACGTCGTCTGCTTCGTCGCGGCCGGGACGGGGTACACCTGGGCCGCGACCGCCCTCCGGTGGCGGGGTTGA
- a CDS encoding branched-chain amino acid ABC transporter permease, whose protein sequence is MVAFLAVYPVLYATLVRTPLGSEFDVLLPGADVMVTVLYVGLFAMSFDFISGYTGYLSFGHSLFYGTGAYLVVLAATEKLPLLGAETPFMVLLFAAGLLAVVIALAVGAVSFRLSGVYFAMITLGFAEVAHVFIRNWDRVSGNPRDGASVGAGVDAFAVGVPGVDALQIELGRLVRDSLGTVPGLGVELSAAAGSYYGVGLVVLLSYLCMQRIVHSPFGRVMIAVRENEERARAVGYDVFRFKLAAFAISGFFAGVAGALFAGYRRSVAPVNTFDLFVTADALLASIVGGLGTLAGPLYGYLFNASVEGILTTESDGIARYLRDVLGEGTLAAEVGGVSVAELINVFVDGRADLYLGVVFILFVLYVPRGILGTLRDRLGGHVADRLPDRVRSRVRGWRR, encoded by the coding sequence GTGGTGGCGTTCCTCGCGGTCTACCCGGTGCTGTACGCGACGCTGGTCCGGACGCCGCTCGGCAGCGAGTTCGACGTGCTCCTGCCGGGGGCCGACGTGATGGTCACGGTGCTGTACGTCGGCCTGTTCGCGATGAGCTTCGACTTCATCAGCGGCTACACCGGCTACCTCTCCTTCGGCCACTCGCTGTTCTACGGCACCGGCGCGTACCTGGTCGTCCTCGCGGCGACCGAGAAGCTGCCGCTGCTGGGGGCGGAGACGCCGTTCATGGTGTTGCTGTTCGCCGCCGGCCTGCTCGCCGTCGTCATCGCGCTGGCGGTCGGCGCGGTGTCGTTCCGGCTCTCGGGCGTCTACTTCGCCATGATCACGCTCGGCTTCGCCGAGGTGGCCCACGTGTTCATCCGGAACTGGGACCGCGTGAGCGGCAACCCCCGCGACGGCGCGAGCGTCGGCGCGGGCGTCGACGCCTTCGCCGTCGGCGTGCCCGGCGTCGACGCGCTCCAGATCGAACTCGGCCGGCTGGTCCGGGACAGCCTCGGCACGGTCCCCGGCCTCGGCGTCGAACTGAGCGCCGCGGCCGGCTCCTACTACGGCGTGGGGCTGGTCGTGCTCCTCTCGTATCTCTGCATGCAGCGGATCGTCCACTCGCCGTTCGGCCGCGTGATGATCGCGGTCCGGGAGAACGAGGAGCGCGCGCGGGCGGTCGGCTACGACGTGTTCCGGTTCAAGCTCGCCGCCTTCGCGATCAGCGGCTTCTTCGCGGGGGTCGCCGGCGCGCTGTTTGCCGGCTACCGCCGCTCGGTCGCGCCGGTGAACACGTTCGACCTCTTTGTCACCGCCGACGCGCTGCTGGCCTCCATCGTCGGCGGCCTCGGCACGCTCGCCGGGCCGCTGTACGGCTACCTGTTCAACGCGTCCGTGGAGGGTATCTTGACCACCGAGAGCGACGGGATCGCCCGCTACCTCCGGGACGTGCTCGGCGAGGGCACGCTCGCGGCGGAGGTCGGCGGCGTCAGCGTCGCCGAACTGATCAACGTGTTCGTCGACGGCCGGGCCGACCTCTACCTCGGGGTCGTGTTCATCCTGTTCGTCCTCTACGTGCCCCGCGGCATCCTCGGCACGCTCCGGGACCGCCTCGGCGGCCACGTCGCGGACCGCCTGCCCGACCGCGTCCGCTCGCGCGTCCGGGGGTGGCGGCGATGA
- a CDS encoding branched-chain amino acid ABC transporter permease, with protein MTGVAIVDVLVDLLDPTTLAGIFLGAFSKSALYVMIASGLSLIFGLMGVLNFAHGSLTMFGAYLGGAIMVALVSGGAGGPTRLALFFVAIAATFAVLTILGGAVEMTLIRPLYDRAPLFQILLTFGIVLVLDELVRIAVELNGLQPRTDWQAAFGTAPDFLAEWYTVAGVTTRGLYLFEGLLGVAAVAAIWAFLTRTRYGLYIRAGSEDPEMTRALGVDVRRAFTVVFGVGAGLAGVAGVVLMWDPRFGASVPLGVETLLVAFVVVIIGGLGSFRGTVAAAGIVGLTDAVATWLFVNDHVAFAGLPEMVSFLVLVGVLIVRPQGLFGVAEVGGH; from the coding sequence ATGACCGGGGTCGCCATCGTCGACGTGCTCGTCGACCTGCTCGACCCGACGACGCTGGCCGGAATCTTCCTCGGCGCGTTCTCGAAGTCGGCGCTGTACGTCATGATCGCAAGCGGCCTCTCGCTCATCTTCGGGCTGATGGGCGTGCTGAACTTCGCCCACGGCTCGCTGACGATGTTCGGCGCGTACCTCGGCGGCGCGATCATGGTGGCGCTGGTGTCGGGCGGCGCCGGCGGCCCGACCCGGCTGGCGCTTTTCTTCGTCGCCATCGCGGCGACGTTCGCGGTGCTGACGATACTGGGCGGGGCGGTCGAGATGACGCTCATCCGGCCACTGTACGACCGCGCGCCGCTGTTCCAGATCCTGCTGACGTTCGGGATCGTGCTGGTGCTGGACGAACTGGTCCGCATCGCGGTCGAACTGAACGGCCTCCAGCCACGGACCGACTGGCAGGCGGCCTTCGGCACCGCGCCGGACTTCCTCGCGGAGTGGTACACCGTCGCCGGCGTCACCACGCGGGGCCTGTACCTGTTCGAGGGGCTGCTCGGCGTGGCGGCCGTCGCGGCCATCTGGGCGTTCCTCACCCGGACGCGGTACGGGCTGTACATCCGCGCCGGCAGTGAGGACCCCGAGATGACCCGCGCGCTCGGCGTCGACGTGCGGCGGGCGTTCACCGTCGTGTTCGGCGTCGGCGCGGGGCTTGCCGGCGTCGCCGGCGTCGTGCTGATGTGGGACCCGCGCTTCGGCGCGAGCGTCCCGCTCGGCGTCGAGACGCTGCTGGTCGCGTTCGTCGTCGTGATCATCGGCGGCCTCGGCTCGTTCCGGGGCACGGTGGCCGCGGCCGGCATCGTCGGACTGACCGACGCCGTCGCCACCTGGCTGTTCGTCAACGACCACGTCGCGTTCGCCGGCCTCCCCGAGATGGTGTCGTTCCTCGTGCTCGTCGGCGTGCTGATCGTCAGGCCGCAAGGCCTGTTCGGCGTCGCGGAGGTGGGCGGCCATTAG
- a CDS encoding ABC transporter ATP-binding protein: MSDAPALELDGVHSYYGESHVLRGVDLAVETGENVALVGRNGVGKTTTLRSVLGLTPPREGTVRIDGEDVTGVETHDIARLGVGWVPEERRMFGHLTVEENLRVATPPDADSAARIEEAFDAFPALGDHRGREAGDLSGGQQQMVAIARALVGDNDLLLVDEPSEGLAPLIVEEVVDALESLADDVTLLLVEQNFPLAMDLTDRFYLLDHGEVVESGDSDAVSRDDEMIRRYLSA; this comes from the coding sequence GTGAGCGACGCCCCCGCCCTCGAACTCGACGGCGTCCACAGCTACTACGGCGAGAGCCACGTCCTCCGGGGGGTCGACCTGGCGGTCGAGACCGGCGAGAACGTCGCGCTGGTCGGCCGCAACGGCGTCGGCAAGACGACGACGCTCCGGTCGGTGCTTGGCCTGACGCCGCCCCGCGAGGGGACCGTCCGGATCGACGGCGAGGACGTCACCGGCGTCGAGACCCACGACATCGCCCGGCTCGGCGTCGGCTGGGTGCCCGAGGAGCGCCGGATGTTCGGCCACCTCACCGTCGAGGAGAACCTCCGGGTGGCGACGCCGCCCGACGCCGACTCGGCGGCCCGCATCGAGGAGGCGTTCGACGCCTTCCCGGCCCTGGGGGACCACCGCGGGCGCGAGGCCGGCGACCTCAGCGGCGGCCAGCAGCAGATGGTCGCCATCGCCCGCGCGCTGGTGGGCGACAACGACCTGCTGCTCGTCGACGAGCCCTCGGAGGGCCTGGCCCCGCTCATCGTCGAGGAGGTGGTCGACGCGCTCGAATCGCTCGCCGACGACGTGACGCTGCTGCTCGTCGAGCAGAACTTCCCGCTGGCGATGGACCTCACCGACCGGTTCTACCTGCTCGACCACGGCGAGGTCGTCGAGTCCGGCGACTCGGACGCGGTGTCCCGGGACGACGAGATGATACGGAGGTACCTCTCGGCATGA
- a CDS encoding ABC transporter ATP-binding protein gives MLRTSGLTKRFGGLTAVDGVDFELGSDELCSLIGPNGAGKTTFFNLLTGTLDPTGGSVEYREAEGDWVDVTDDDPHEMALRGLHRSYQITNVFPTATALENVRVAAQADGGRDAWKLWRNVGAFEGYEREARGILERVGLGDEADTAAETLSHGQKRHLEVAVALAGDPDVLLLDEPTAGVSSDAIDRLVELIRNVAADHAVLLVEHNMDVVMDVSDRVAVLHQGELIADGEPSAVREDPAVRKAYLGGYEGGDDADAGDGGRTAGGEAA, from the coding sequence ATGCTCCGAACGAGCGGACTGACCAAGCGGTTCGGCGGCCTCACCGCGGTCGACGGCGTCGACTTCGAGCTCGGGTCCGACGAGCTCTGCTCGCTCATCGGCCCCAACGGCGCGGGGAAGACGACGTTTTTCAACCTGCTGACGGGGACGCTCGACCCGACCGGGGGAAGCGTCGAGTACCGCGAGGCCGAGGGGGACTGGGTCGACGTGACCGACGACGACCCACACGAGATGGCGCTGCGCGGCCTCCACCGGTCGTACCAGATCACGAACGTGTTCCCGACGGCGACGGCGCTGGAGAACGTCCGCGTCGCCGCGCAGGCCGACGGCGGCCGGGACGCCTGGAAGCTCTGGCGCAACGTCGGCGCGTTCGAGGGGTACGAGCGCGAGGCCCGGGGGATACTGGAGCGCGTCGGCCTCGGCGACGAGGCCGACACCGCCGCCGAGACGCTCTCCCACGGGCAGAAGCGCCACCTGGAGGTCGCCGTCGCGCTCGCCGGCGACCCGGACGTGCTCCTGCTCGACGAGCCGACGGCTGGCGTCTCCAGCGACGCCATCGACCGGCTGGTCGAACTCATCCGGAACGTCGCCGCCGACCACGCCGTGTTGCTCGTCGAGCACAACATGGACGTCGTGATGGACGTCAGCGACCGCGTCGCCGTCCTCCACCAGGGCGAACTGATCGCCGACGGCGAGCCTTCGGCGGTCCGGGAGGACCCCGCCGTGCGGAAGGCGTACCTCGGCGGCTACGAGGGCGGCGACGACGCGGACGCCGGCGACGGCGGGCGGACCGCCGGGGGTGAGGCGGCGTGA
- a CDS encoding ABC transporter substrate-binding protein, whose protein sequence is MTQVNRRSVLKSAGALGLAGAAGCLSDDAANGGGGTLRVGVMQPLSGPLQYYGQQSVWGFLSGLAYKHGQDPLDVSSAGQETVEGEDYDYELYIEDTEASADQTQSVATDLVQEQEVDVLVGTSSSASARRVIDNIIPNTDVPFVAGPAAAADITSSSDYCNPQVFRANENTAMDARSGGRYVANETDVERVFIMAADYSFGRAVANNYRTVLESEGVEVVGERFVAQGYSEFEGLYDNAAEANADAVIGGFTVQTLPAFLGTGLSGDYDFRLFGGFATRITNAALGGVAQRVFGEDFTAQDLRDAKLGPFTTRYHWNQYDNEINSSFVDSYTSTYGVVPDLFTSGTFTAASSLVQAVEESGSTEAGDVVDALTGMTVEDTPKGEGGYTYQEYNNQARSAMTIANPVPTSDEWADSWDSPVMPSEPVATVDAEDATIPADADGMNCDL, encoded by the coding sequence ATGACACAGGTCAACAGGCGATCGGTGCTGAAAAGCGCAGGGGCCCTGGGGCTGGCCGGCGCGGCCGGCTGTCTCTCCGACGACGCGGCGAACGGCGGCGGCGGGACGCTCCGCGTAGGGGTCATGCAGCCGCTGTCCGGGCCGCTCCAGTACTACGGCCAGCAGAGCGTCTGGGGGTTCCTCTCGGGGCTCGCGTACAAGCACGGCCAGGACCCGCTCGACGTCAGTTCGGCGGGCCAGGAGACGGTCGAGGGCGAGGACTACGACTACGAACTGTACATCGAGGACACGGAGGCGTCGGCCGACCAGACCCAGTCGGTCGCCACCGACCTCGTCCAGGAGCAGGAGGTCGACGTGCTCGTGGGCACCTCCTCGTCGGCGTCCGCGCGCCGCGTCATCGACAACATCATCCCGAACACGGACGTCCCGTTCGTCGCCGGGCCGGCGGCCGCCGCCGACATCACGTCCAGCAGCGACTACTGTAATCCGCAGGTGTTCCGCGCCAACGAGAACACCGCGATGGACGCCCGGAGCGGCGGGCGGTACGTCGCCAACGAGACGGACGTCGAGCGCGTGTTCATCATGGCCGCCGACTACAGCTTCGGCCGGGCCGTGGCGAACAACTACCGCACCGTCCTCGAGAGCGAGGGCGTCGAGGTCGTCGGCGAGCGCTTCGTCGCGCAGGGCTACTCCGAGTTCGAGGGCCTGTACGACAACGCCGCCGAGGCCAACGCCGACGCGGTCATCGGCGGGTTCACCGTCCAGACGCTCCCCGCTTTCCTCGGCACCGGCCTCTCCGGCGACTACGACTTCCGGCTGTTCGGCGGGTTCGCCACGCGGATCACGAACGCCGCGCTCGGCGGCGTCGCCCAGCGCGTGTTCGGCGAGGACTTCACCGCCCAGGACCTCCGGGACGCGAAGCTGGGTCCGTTCACCACGCGCTACCACTGGAACCAGTACGACAACGAGATCAACAGCTCGTTCGTCGACTCGTACACGAGCACGTACGGCGTCGTGCCGGACCTGTTCACCTCGGGGACGTTCACCGCGGCGTCGTCGCTGGTCCAGGCCGTCGAGGAGAGCGGGTCGACGGAGGCCGGCGACGTGGTCGACGCGCTCACCGGGATGACCGTCGAGGACACGCCGAAAGGCGAGGGCGGCTACACCTACCAGGAGTACAACAACCAGGCCCGGTCCGCCATGACCATCGCGAACCCGGTGCCGACCAGCGACGAGTGGGCCGACAGCTGGGACTCCCCCGTGATGCCGAGCGAGCCCGTCGCCACCGTCGACGCGGAGGACGCGACCATCCCGGCGGACGCCGACGGCATGAACTGCGACCTGTAA
- a CDS encoding SDR family oxidoreductase: MAEAPTPPTIERSDVHTVDDERFSRENVCLVTGAASGIGRAVALVAAVNGLTVVATDVDGDGLDGTAARAAELDAEGTVETVTADLRIDGEMDDLVETAAGRGKLRFLANVAGLQHVDPIDEFPMERYDAIQDVMVRAPTYLAKRCMPHLREAGGCVGNMASVHGHYVTSDKVAYNVAKFGIRGLTQSIAAEGDGDVRSFSVSTGYVKTPLVTGQIPDTAAQRGISEREVVEDVMLGQSRSTEMMDPVDVGNLFLVGFSHLGAHLNGGDLLFDGGMTLTYE, from the coding sequence ATGGCAGAGGCCCCCACGCCGCCGACGATAGAGCGGAGCGACGTGCACACGGTCGACGACGAGCGCTTCTCCCGGGAGAACGTCTGTCTCGTCACGGGCGCGGCGTCGGGCATCGGCCGCGCCGTCGCGCTGGTCGCCGCGGTGAACGGCCTCACGGTCGTCGCCACCGACGTCGACGGGGACGGGCTTGACGGAACGGCCGCGCGGGCGGCGGAACTGGACGCCGAGGGGACCGTCGAGACGGTCACGGCTGACCTGCGGATCGACGGCGAGATGGACGACCTCGTCGAGACGGCCGCCGGGCGAGGGAAACTCCGCTTTCTGGCGAACGTCGCCGGCCTCCAGCACGTCGACCCCATCGACGAGTTCCCGATGGAGCGGTACGACGCCATCCAGGACGTGATGGTGCGCGCGCCGACGTACCTCGCCAAGCGCTGCATGCCCCACCTGCGGGAGGCGGGGGGCTGTGTCGGCAACATGGCGTCGGTCCACGGCCACTACGTCACGAGCGACAAGGTGGCGTACAACGTCGCGAAGTTCGGGATCCGGGGGCTCACCCAGTCCATCGCGGCGGAGGGCGACGGCGACGTGCGCTCGTTTTCGGTCAGCACGGGCTACGTGAAGACGCCGCTCGTGACGGGCCAGATCCCCGACACGGCCGCCCAGCGCGGGATCAGCGAGCGGGAGGTCGTCGAGGACGTGATGCTCGGCCAGTCCCGCTCCACGGAGATGATGGACCCGGTCGACGTCGGCAACCTCTTTCTGGTCGGCTTCTCGCACCTCGGGGCCCACCTCAACGGGGGCGACCTGCTGTTCGACGGCGGGATGACGCTCACGTACGAGTGA
- a CDS encoding Zn-ribbon domain-containing OB-fold protein, whose translation MSVDDYAEDDRLTTGGWRDALDDGLLLGQECRDCGHVTGAPKAACARCGSRALDTVRLPEEGTVYSVTRIEVAPEGFDAPYHVAMVALDDGRVTARLDGEADIGETVTFTGAASTPEGPAPRFG comes from the coding sequence ATGAGCGTCGACGACTACGCCGAGGACGACCGCCTGACGACCGGCGGGTGGCGCGACGCGCTCGACGACGGCCTGCTGCTCGGCCAGGAGTGCCGGGACTGCGGCCACGTCACCGGAGCGCCGAAGGCCGCCTGCGCGCGCTGTGGCTCCCGGGCGCTCGATACGGTCCGGCTGCCCGAAGAGGGGACGGTGTACTCAGTCACCCGGATCGAGGTGGCCCCGGAGGGGTTCGACGCGCCCTACCACGTGGCGATGGTGGCGCTCGACGACGGCCGGGTCACCGCCCGCCTCGACGGCGAGGCCGACATCGGCGAGACGGTGACGTTTACGGGTGCGGCGTCGACGCCCGAGGGGCCGGCGCCGCGGTTCGGCTGA
- a CDS encoding thiolase domain-containing protein — translation MHDAHVVGVGMTPFGVHDATLPDLFAEAALPALDDAGAAPDDVEALYFGNAMGGQIEGDSHLAPTVASHVGLAGVPCQRFEDACATSSNAFKNAVQAVEAGQHDVVLVGGVERCSPETGKGTGAMTRIFASAAHGAYERPTGLTFPGVFALLTKRHMHEHGTTPEQLAEVAVKNHYHGSLNDRAHFGKETTTEEVLDGPVVADPFRLHDCCPFSDGAAAVVVASEDAAADLSGDPVRVAGVGHATDVVPLADKAHPSTTQAARDAAREAYEAAGIAADDVDFAEVHDCFTGAEVLATEALGLVTDGEGGAAAAAGRTALGGEIPVNPSGGLKAKGHPIGATGAAQIVELTEQLRGEADERSVEGADVGLAHNLGGDAATTVVSVLEAADAGEVAR, via the coding sequence ATGCACGACGCACACGTCGTCGGCGTCGGGATGACGCCGTTCGGCGTCCACGACGCGACGCTCCCCGACCTGTTCGCCGAGGCGGCGCTCCCGGCGCTCGACGACGCGGGCGCGGCGCCCGACGACGTCGAGGCGCTGTACTTCGGCAACGCGATGGGCGGCCAGATAGAGGGCGACAGCCACCTCGCGCCGACGGTCGCCTCCCACGTCGGCCTCGCGGGGGTCCCCTGCCAGCGGTTCGAGGACGCCTGCGCGACCTCCTCGAACGCGTTCAAGAACGCCGTCCAGGCGGTCGAGGCGGGCCAGCACGACGTGGTGCTGGTCGGCGGCGTCGAGCGCTGCTCGCCCGAGACCGGCAAGGGGACCGGCGCGATGACCCGCATCTTCGCCAGCGCCGCCCACGGCGCGTACGAGCGCCCGACCGGCCTCACGTTCCCTGGCGTGTTCGCGCTCCTGACGAAGCGACACATGCACGAGCACGGCACCACGCCCGAACAGCTCGCCGAGGTGGCCGTGAAGAACCACTACCACGGCAGCCTCAACGACCGCGCGCACTTCGGCAAGGAGACGACGACCGAGGAGGTGCTCGACGGGCCGGTCGTCGCCGACCCGTTCCGCCTGCACGACTGCTGTCCGTTCTCCGACGGCGCGGCGGCGGTCGTCGTCGCAAGCGAGGACGCGGCCGCCGACCTGTCCGGCGACCCCGTCCGCGTCGCGGGCGTCGGCCACGCGACCGACGTGGTGCCGCTGGCCGACAAGGCCCACCCGTCGACGACGCAGGCGGCCCGCGACGCCGCCCGCGAGGCGTACGAGGCGGCCGGGATCGCGGCCGACGACGTCGACTTCGCGGAGGTCCACGACTGCTTCACCGGCGCGGAGGTGCTGGCGACGGAGGCGCTCGGCCTCGTCACGGACGGCGAGGGCGGGGCCGCCGCGGCCGCCGGCCGCACCGCGCTCGGCGGCGAGATTCCGGTCAACCCGAGCGGCGGGCTGAAGGCGAAGGGCCACCCCATCGGCGCGACCGGCGCGGCCCAGATCGTCGAGCTGACCGAGCAGCTCCGCGGCGAGGCGGACGAGCGCTCGGTCGAGGGGGCCGACGTGGGGCTGGCGCACAACCTCGGCGGCGACGCCGCGACGACGGTGGTCAGCGTTCTCGAAGCCGCCGACGCCGGGGAGGTGGCGCGATGA
- a CDS encoding helix-turn-helix domain-containing protein has translation MIDVAMDMEQYDCPFIDTTDDHDVSFTAVHWEFDEVSKRLETRLAVEGDERDELEQGLTALQDHDNMRECSLFSKRGEQAVIRTVIDQTNAMKVIRENGGYITGPFHIEDGSETWEVGFDEERVADDTLAELERNNEFTVESRDALDTEELFDLLENAEPAMTMLDGCRSLSAVERETLSAAAGAGYYQEPREATLKDLAAEFDVSDTAVSKNLRRGERKVVRSVVAALSDLE, from the coding sequence ATGATCGACGTCGCGATGGACATGGAACAGTACGACTGTCCGTTCATCGACACGACCGACGACCACGACGTATCCTTCACCGCGGTCCACTGGGAGTTCGACGAGGTGTCGAAACGGCTGGAGACGCGCCTCGCCGTCGAGGGGGACGAGCGCGACGAACTGGAGCAGGGGCTGACGGCGCTCCAGGACCACGACAACATGCGGGAGTGCTCGCTGTTCTCCAAGCGCGGCGAGCAGGCGGTGATCCGGACCGTCATCGACCAGACGAACGCGATGAAGGTGATCCGGGAGAACGGCGGCTACATCACCGGCCCGTTCCACATCGAGGACGGGAGCGAGACGTGGGAGGTCGGCTTCGACGAGGAGCGGGTCGCCGACGACACCCTCGCCGAACTGGAGCGGAACAACGAGTTCACCGTCGAGTCCCGCGACGCCCTGGACACCGAGGAGCTGTTCGACCTGCTGGAGAACGCCGAACCGGCGATGACGATGCTCGACGGCTGCCGGAGCCTCTCGGCCGTCGAGCGCGAGACGCTGTCGGCGGCGGCGGGCGCGGGGTACTACCAGGAGCCCCGCGAGGCGACGCTGAAGGACCTCGCGGCCGAGTTCGACGTCTCCGACACCGCCGTCTCGAAGAACCTCCGGCGCGGCGAGCGGAAGGTCGTCCGGAGCGTCGTCGCCGCGCTCTCTGACCTGGAGTGA